A region of the Littorina saxatilis isolate snail1 linkage group LG12, US_GU_Lsax_2.0, whole genome shotgun sequence genome:
aaaacacgctcagaaagttaaaacgaagagaggtacagtaaagcgtgctatgaagcacagcgcaatcgctaccgcaccaaacaggctcgtcactttcactgccttttgcactagcggcggactacgttcagtttcattctgtgagttccacagcttgactaaatgtagtaattttgccttacgcgacttgtttatggtTGGATTGGATTCTGGTACTTTGCACTCAGgtgtctctctttccttcttttgtGTGGAGTTCGGTCACTCTTCTCTGGAGCTGACCGGTATCTCTCAGGTTTTGTcagaaaaaaggggggggggggggggtcagtttGTCTTTCCCCTCCATTGTCTCAGGTTCTTTTAACTTGGGGTCGTCTCTCTTCCTAGGCCGTTTTTTCTTTATGGCCCGGAGAAGAGTTGGGCACAGCTTACTTGCTCTCTGAAGTTTTCATTACCAAGTTTTGCCTAAGAGTAAGAGTCACTCTGGCTGTCAGTCAGGAGTTTCTCTGGTCTTTTCCTGTCttgttggcagtgggccagtccCTGGCAAGGGGGTTAGAGTGAATTAGTTTTCTCTTTCCCATCGGGCCCTTCTTGActttttggcagtgggccagctTTTGGCAAGGTGTTTaaagtgagttagattttttctttcccacccccttgttgatgttatctgctatatgtgattcggagtaagaatatgtaattaaatggaaaatttcttaggtaaattttcatttgattaatatacttacccgaatcacatagtttatgccctcccacctgccccgcgtaTGGTTTTTGAGTTTTTTCAAAGCCGTATGAGGTTGAGCCTCGTGGTGATAGAGGTAGTGACGTAGGTCATgccaatgggaggtaactcacGGAGTACCGGCTCATTGCCAGGGCTATTTTAGCcttttttggtgatggggttgcttcccttaaaaatgttagacgggtaagcgttttcagtacctagcatctcagactgtgtcaatgctatatgtgattcgggtaagtatattaatcaaataaaaatttacttaagaaattttccatttaactTGTTTCCCTGACTATTACActgagtgagtgaatgtgtgtgtgtgtgtgtgtgtgtgtgtgtgtgtgtgtgtgtgtgtgtgtgtgtgtgtgtgtgtgtgtgtgtgtgtgtgtgtgtgtgtgtgtgaaactataaaATAGTTAATCTACAATAACAATGTTACATTTAACATACACAATAATTACagacaaaacaagaggcgaagccatcaaggctcacgtaagaaatcgacaaacagtaacacaaactcaatcactccgtcacacacacacacacacacacacacacacacacagacacagacacagacagacagacagacagacagacagacagacagacagacagacagacagaggtgaaactgtgcaagaaagcgagacactagatctagatctgtctgtctgcatgtagcctacttacaggacacgactgccaactagtctcggcgcgctcaaaataataatgaccgagactttcagtacttccttcgcgtgacgtctaaccctcttacgtcataatgtgacgtcaatgtaatgtgacgtcttcaaatgttagagtttctaccacagacatacacacacacgcacgcacaaacacacacacgcacaaacgcacagacagacaaagttatgatcgcataggctacacttacgtgagccaataatcactctgtcacagtaactgacagctgagtgtttttttcttcttcttcatttggAAACTTAGTAGGGATGCGGAAGTTCAAAGATGTCTGCTCGATGGCCGGGTACCTGTTTTAATTTACTAGCCAATGACTGTTTCAATATTTTTCCCACATAGGTAgtctttctttaaaaaaaaaacaaccctttttgagtcacttgagaaaaagtgactctatgtaatcggtcagtgttagtctgtccggccggccgtccggccggccgtccgtagacaccaccttaacgttggacttttctcggaaactatcaaagcgatccggctcatattttgtttagtcgtgacctccaatgacctctacactttaacgatggtttcgttgacctttgacctttttcaaggtcacaggtcagcgtcaaaggaaaaattagacattttatatctttgacaaagttcatcggatgtgattgaaactttgtaggattattctttacatcaaagtatttacatctgtagccttttacgaacgttatcagaaaaacaagggagataactagccttttctgttcggcaacacacaacttaacgttgggcttttctcggaaactataaaagtgaccgggctcaaattttatgtgaacgtgactcccagtgacctctacactttgacgtctgctttggtgacctttgacctttttcaaggtcacaggtatgtcttgaaggaaaaaaattgaaatatcatatctctgaaactattcatcggatttgattcaaactttataggattattctttacatcaaattatttacatctgtattgtgttgtgaatagcaatttcttcctgtccatctgatgcctcatataatattcagaactgcgaaagtgactcgatcgagcgtttgcccttcttgttgaagCTTAAGACAAACTCTTATTCAAACACTGTAAGCAAATAAGAGAAGTTATTCGCAACAGAGATTTATTTTGCAATAAtagcgagatttaagaaacagcacgtttcgttttgcagctcgtttcgtttggtgaatgagtcaccccgcgaaacggaacgtgtaacgagacggcataggccgcagacaagatttagatgtattcacgtttcgtttcggaatgaaaggccgggcatggcaggatatgatccgctgactgggcatggcataatttcaactccacgagtcaataaaggattgacatactcgcattgcacgcacaagagcttcacatttttcaattcatgcacctgatcacatacgaagccagaataaaaattcgatgcgatgacctacttctgcttcgccatttgctttctcaccatgaagttggataaatgtaccaggatcagcacccttcaaaatatttcagttcacaacagttgtctacctccaatgaacacattctcagcgctgaaagactgtgaaagggttgatgaatctagcaatgcataaaatggccaacaaataaaactgttagtgtgcaaaaatactcacaaaagttgacgaaatattgttcgttttttgggggtggaaaacgtgactgcgttttgacgttccacgttccgtttcagttgaccttcacctttccagcgagagacccccgaaataatgacgtttaccacaacttcaaaacgaaacgtcccaacgtttcgtttcttaaatctccgtaaTACTGGTGAACAACTGTACAGTTCAAACCTGAACACTGCTACTTTAGAAGTTAGCGAACTTGCTGCTTGCCAAATTGGCGATGAATTTGCAATTTTCTAATCACGAAGCAGAATTTCTGCTCAACGTTGGCGAGCGGACGAGTGTTTTGAGCGGACGAGTGTTTTTCTGTATCCCTGCTTGATATGTTCAAAGGCTGTGATCAAGTTGAAGGCTGTGTAAATGGTGCCTATCTACCTCACATTAAAATGTCTTCGggtattcgtattattatttcAGCTGTCAGTTTTTGTTTGGGGCAAATAATGCtgatgacaaaatgtaaaaacgtggATTGATCATGATGTAGGTAAAGTGTGGAACATGAATGGAAGATAGGGATACAGGTACACTAATGAATTTaacaattacaataacattgatATTACACTGTGATGTTTTCCTTCTTCACGTATGTTAGAAAACAGAGCATTTTGTCCCAGGAAACAGCAACTTTGATgtgttcattattttctgagtccttgactttttgtgcAGACATTCTGACCAATCTGATCGAGAGCGCCTGTGAGCATGAAGTCACTTTCGTGTACGCCATTTCTCCTGGACTTGACATCTCCTTCTCCAACCCCAAAGATGTTGTTGCCCTCAAACGAAAGCTTGAACAGGTTAGTACAGTGGAAGACTTGAATTGGGGGatcttaaatggggggttccactgtaatgcacAAGGTTAGACATTACCTGTGTTTTCACTCACTTCCTCCAGCGACACCTTTGTCATGCATGTTCAGGGTCTCTTCATCTGagatctttttatttttttattttttataaaactttaTGAAAAATGACAAAGTTAGAAACTACTGTGTTCATAGAAATATGAGTCTGGGATGCAGTTTGAAGCCACTCCAAATGTCGAGAGTAGTGAACAACCTCATTCTTTCTGGGCGCTTATTTTCATTCAGAACTTGCAGGTCATGCATGAGACCATCGGTTCTCAAAGATGTGTTGAGTTCGTTTGTTTGAGTTTTGTGGATTAGGAGGGTCtgcactttttacatttagtcaagttttgactaaatgttttaacgtagaggggggaatcgagacgagggtcgtggtgtatgtgcgtgtgtctgtgtgtctgtgtgtgtgtgtgtgtgtagagcgattcggactaaactactggaccgatctttatgaaatttgacatgagagttcctgggtatgaaatccccgaacgtttttttctcatttttttgataaatgtctttgatgacgtcatatccggcttttcgtgaaagttgaggcggcactgtcacgccctcatttttcaaccaaattggttgaaattttggtcgggtaatgttcgacgaagcccggacttcggtattgcatttcagcgtggtggcttaaaaattaattaatgactttggtcattaaaaatctgaaaattgtaaaaaaaatatgttttttataaaacgatccaaatttacgtttatcttattctccatcatttgctgattccaaaaacataaatatgttatattcggattaaaaacaagctctgaaaattaaatatataaaaattattatcaaaataaaatttttcaaatcaatttaaaaacactttcatcttattccttgtcggttcctgattccaaaaacatatagatatgatatgtttggattaaaaacacgctcagaaagttaaaacgaagagaggtacagaaaagcgtgctatccttcccagcgcaactactaccccgctcttcttgtcaatttcactgcctatgccgtgagcggtggaatgacgatgctacgagtatacggtcttgctgcgttgcattgcgttcagtttcattctgtgagttcgacagctacttgactaaatgttgtattttcgccttacgcgacttgttttatgttaGACTTGAATAGAAAATATATTATCCATATTATTATCGTTATGTAGTTGAAAGCAGAATCTGCAAATGTTTTAAATACTTATTAAATGAATGTTACATGTATGGGAAAATGGTGCAGACTAGTCAGCTGTGTTagcaaactttttttcttcttgaataTTCAAATCTGcctctttttttaaaaattttaggTGGCTACATTTGGTTGCAAAGCCTTTGCTTTGTTGTTCGACGACATCGACCCAGAACTTTCTGAGGCTGATAGAAGTGCTTTTGCGTCATTTGCTCACGCACAAGTGTCTGTGGCTAATGAAGTGTATGAACATCTGGGTCAGCCCATGAAGTTCTTGTTCTGCCCCACAGGTATGCTTGTTTcgacttttgttgttgtcagccTTGTGTAGAGATGATTGTTCAAGTGAAAATCAAAGGTGTTCCCAGTGTATACTATGTACAATAGTCCCAGAATGTGCTGTCCATGTATGCTGTAAATGAATGAACATGAAAGTGTGATTAGCCAATAAAACCATAAAATGATGTGGCAGAATTAAATGTTACTGGGAGCTGCCCATGGGGGTTGTGCAGAATATTTCTTTTTTAATTGACTGTGCCTGTGTTTTGTTCATGCAAGTAATGCAAAAAAGCATAGTGAACTAGGATCATGCAATCATCAACTTAATGAAGCCAAATGACTTCAAATCTTAGCGTTCTTGTTTCTGGAGGTAGTGGGGCTATTTATTCCCTCACAATAATAAAGTTCTTGAGACTATGAGAATTTCATAGAGCATGAGTATGTGGTGAGTACATGTAGCTTTCTTTTGATAAGGTCAGAATGACGGCATGATAATTTTGCGATGTGTGACCTTTGTACAGAATACTGCACATCTCGAGCAGTGCCCAACATTCTGTCATCTGGATACCTCAACATCCTAGGCTCCAAGCTGCTACCTGGAATTGATGTCATGTGGACAGGTAAGTCTTATGTTTGAGGATGAATTATGGGTTGAAAGAAGCTCATATATAAATTCCAGAACAGATTTATTATTCAATATTGCTGGACTTGTCAATTGTAGACTGAGGACACTATTTCCATTTAGTGGTTTGAAATACAAAAAAAGGGAAgattaaaagaaagaaaataacgtTTGGGTGGAGAAGAATACAGCTAAGGGTACTTGTGTTCAACCACTTTAGCTTTTGAATAACGGGTTAATGTTTAAATTTGTGTGCAGGTTGCAAAGTGATCAGCAAGAAAATAACAATCAAGACCTTGGAAGAGATTAGCACCGTTCTCAAACGCCCCCCTGTCATCTGGGACAACATCCATGCCAACGATTACGACCCTCGTCGTGTCTTTCTGGGGCCATACGATGGGAGATCGCCTGAGATTATCCCGTACATTCGTGGCGTCATGACCAACCCCAACTGTGAGTTTGAGGCCAACTTTGTGGCCTGTCACACCCTGGGCCAGTGGAGCAAGTCCAACCCTGACGGCGTCAAGAAGGACATCATTGCTAGTGAGTACACAAGGTGCTCATGTATACAATCATCAATCACACTGACATTGAACTTAtattcccccgaaatcggcatatgctgcctgaatggtggtgttaaaacggtcatacatgtaaaggtccactcgtgcaaaaacacaagtgaacgtgggagtttcagcacgTGAATGAAGAAGAATAGAAGAAGAACTTATTTTCTTAAGTTTTTGTATGTGAATTTTCTGTTATAATTGGTCTTGACTTAAAGagagacattttttttaatggttGGTTGCAAATTGTAACATTTATTTTTGCCTGGGACTGACTTTATTTGGTGTGGGAGAGGATATACCTTGGCTTGTTTTCAATAACTTTATGTTACGTGCCATCCTTTATAATGAGAATACCACTGTTCCAGGCGACAGATTGAGCCCCATAGCAGCAGACATTAAACTGGAAACAGAGGTTGATACCTGCTCCGATGAGGATCTGCCTTCTTTAGGTGCTTGCTACAAATCTCGCCAAGCCCTCAAGCTGGCTGTCAAAGAATGGTATAATGAGTTCCTGAAGCTAAGACACCCTCACCGGAGAGTGCCCCCCTCCACTGTGCAGTTGAGTGCCCCCCCTGGTGTGCCCATCTCTCAGTCCCATGTGCCCTCCCCCGTTCCTGGTGCTGTGCCCGTGGTCAGCATGCCCATTCCTGACATGATGAAGACCTGCACCGTCACCACGCCCACAGTCATCACGTCCACCATGTCCATCCAGGGCACACCCGCTGGTGCCCCGGTGCCCATCGTCCAACCCACGCCCGCCCCTCCTGAGGCCATAGCGGCCTGCGTCACCGAGATCGCCTCCAACCCCAACATATCCCTCCTCCAGCCCCTGTCCGAGCCGGTCAACGCACTGACGGAAGACTTCATCACCACCAACGACCTGGACGGTTTGTCGGACTGTGGAAACGATGTGGAGGCCATGGACTGTGTTCCTAGCCCCGCTGTGACCACCCCTGCCAGTGCTGCGGCCAATCAGAACAACGGTTCCTCCGAGAGTCTGATGCAGGTGGAGGGCTGTGACAGCAGTGACAAACCAGACAGCAGTGCCGCTGCTTGTGCTGAGTTTGAAAGCTGTGAAACAGACAAGGTGCCACAGGCTTCCCCTGCGCCTTCAAACTTGGAGAATGGGCCTGTGAGCAAGGAGGATGTGGCTCTGCTGACGGAGATGTTCTACCTGCCCTTTGAACACGGCGGCAAAGCTCTGCACTTTCTCCACGTTCTGCACTGGCTCATCGAAAACCTTCAGGCTGTGCAGCCGGCCAAGAAAGGCTCAGACGAGGTAGGCATTGCCACCACCAAGGGCCTGTGGTGGTAAATGTGTTGTCTTGTGACAGAAACGCAGTGCaacattttttgagtcacttgagaaaaagtgactctatgtaatcggtcagtgttagtctgtccggccggccggccggccggccgtagacaccaccttaacgttggacttttctcggaaactatcaaagcgatccggctcatattttgtttagtcgtgacctccaatgacctctacactttaacgatggtttcgttgacctttgacctttttcaaggtcacaggtcagcgtcaaaggaaaaattagacattttatatctttgacaaagttcatcggatgtgattgaaactttgtaggattattctttacatcaaagtatttacatctgtagccttttacgaacgttatcagaaaaacaagggagataactagccttttctgttcggcaacacacaacttaacgttgggcttttctcggaaactataaaagtgaccgggctcaaattttatgtgaacgtgactcccagtgacctctacactttgacgtctgctttggtgacctttgacctttttcaaggtcacaggtatgtcttgaaggaaaaaaattgaaatatcatatctctgaaactattcatcggatttgattcaaactttataggattattctttacatcaaattatttacatctgtattgtgttgtgaatagcaatttcttcctgtccatctgatgcctcatataatattcagaactgcgaaagtgactcgatcgagcgtttgctcttcttgtttaagaATTGTTCGGAACCCAGCTAGATGGTACCTGTAAGTCAGTTTTTGCTAAGACAGGCGCAGTTGCCTCTatagcggaaggtcgtgggtttgaatccTGGCCGCGCCTGCTGGTGTAAAGGTCGAGATTTTTCCGATCCTAGCTCAAtggatgtgcagacctgctagtgccttatccccctttgtgtatacactcaagcacaagaccaagtgcgcacgtaaaagatcttgtaatccatgtcagagtttgctgggttatggaaacacgaaaataccaagcatgcatcacCCGAAAGCTGCCTGaaaggcggggtaaaaatggtcatacgaCTCATAGGcttaaaaacccactcgtgctaaTAAACACGAGTGTTcgggggagtttcagctcatgaatgaagaagaatgTTGCTAGGGGTTTAAAACATTTGATCCATTTTGTTCAGGCCAAACTGAATCAGAATAGggtggtttttgactcacatgcgaagcaaaagtgagtctatgtactcacccgagtcgtccgtccgtccggaaaactttaacgttggatatttcttggacactattaagtctatcaacacctgatgtggcctgatggtgtatggttacaagatctcaaaacacatgtgcggcaacttgacctcacttcaagttcaaggtcacaggggccgtaattgttgtcttaaaaacgaccatttttcacattttcgcatttttttctgaagttatcgagaatggcaaccttagctatgtatgctatacagggcaatgtaagccctatctttggacaccagtttggttgaccttgcttcaaggtcaaggtcgcaagggtcctttaaagttggattgtacacatattttgaagtgaccttgaccctgaactatggaagataactgtttcaaactt
Encoded here:
- the LOC138981583 gene encoding protein O-GlcNAcase-like, translated to MTGADSTETRRKDDFTLGVVEGFYGLPWSAEQRKILFAWMQKMGLNTYMYAPKDDIKHRAHWRDLYSVEEADILTNLIESACEHEVTFVYAISPGLDISFSNPKDVVALKRKLEQVATFGCKAFALLFDDIDPELSEADRSAFASFAHAQVSVANEVYEHLGQPMKFLFCPTEYCTSRAVPNILSSGYLNILGSKLLPGIDVMWTGCKVISKKITIKTLEEISTVLKRPPVIWDNIHANDYDPRRVFLGPYDGRSPEIIPYIRGVMTNPNCEFEANFVACHTLGQWSKSNPDGVKKDIIASDRLSPIAADIKLETEVDTCSDEDLPSLGACYKSRQALKLAVKEWYNEFLKLRHPHRRVPPSTVQLSAPPGVPISQSHVPSPVPGAVPVVSMPIPDMMKTCTVTTPTVITSTMSIQGTPAGAPVPIVQPTPAPPEAIAACVTEIASNPNISLLQPLSEPVNALTEDFITTNDLDGLSDCGNDVEAMDCVPSPAVTTPASAAANQNNGSSESLMQVEGCDSSDKPDSSAAACAEFESCETDKVPQASPAPSNLENGPVSKEDVALLTEMFYLPFEHGGKALHFLHVLHWLIENLQAVQPAKKGSDEHKEWIVRAADFEKCVQDLDAMLCRLFYSPNKALLCCMHTYLWDLKSTLAVCLAFIKWLELGLVHDVSALPCTKMATWFSEGYKEAFTSGDMEPWAFRGGLQSELQRLLPIAAAHDLFFIKPPEIIVPVLPRFRPYQPEDEEAVYDICLKTCDDGMDGTDVFPENPKLIGDRLVGRFLSLSPEFCFVSEDQHGVSGYVLAASDARRFLAKTKEAWTPAMREKYPKPLHDDISPAEEVMLSFHNEPSQPGEDVYSRFPSLLRMDILATRLTDPAVPRRLLACVLCALKAAGSYGVHTELNTGDEFMTDVYTKLGFVNVGSESDKSSEDMIYMGRLF